In Amycolatopsis sp. FBCC-B4732, the genomic stretch CGCACCTTCCACGGCGAGCAGCGTGCTCGTGCCGCGGCGGGCGGGCAGCACCGCCAGCAGCCAGGCGCCGGCGAGCGCGACGGCCGTGAGCACGAACGGGCCCCAGGACGGCGGATCGGGCCAGATCCCCGTCTGCGTCAGGAAAGCCGTGCCGAGCGTGCCCGCGGCCGAGCTCGTGACGACGGCGTAGAACGTGTACGTGCCGAGCAGGCCGATGCCGGAGACGACGCCGGCGCGCGGGCCGAGGGTGGCGCCGACGAAGGCGTACACCGAACCGGCGTGCTGGTAGTGGCGGCAGAGCTTGACGAAGCCGTACGCGACCAGCAGCACGCCGACCGCGGAAAGCAGGAAGGCGAGGGGGACGGCGCGGCCGGCGGCGGCCGCGGTCTGCTGGGGGTTGATGTTCGCGGCCATGCTGGGCGCCATCAACGCCACGGACAGGCCGACGGCCTGCCAGACGGAGAGGGTGCGGCGCAGCCCTGGACGGGTTTCGACGGTGTCTGACACGATCTCCACCTCGTTTCTCAAGACGAACAGTGAACAACGACGGGAGCGGGATGAGCCAGCTCGATCGGGCAGAACTCGCGCAGCAGGGCGCGATCCGGGCCGACGGCCTGCGCGCGGCCGGCGTGGAGCTGGTCGCGCTGACCTTCGTGGACAACAGCGGCATCGCCCGGGTCAAGGCCGTCCCGGTGGACCGGCTGTGGTCGGCGGCGGCGTGGGGCGTCGGCGCGTCGAACTCGTTCGACTTCTTCCTGGCCACCGACGACATCGTGGGCGGCACGTACTCGCGCGGCCCGGTCGGCGACCTGCGGCTGCACCCGGACCTCGACGCGCTGGTGCCGCTGGCGGCGCAGCCGGGCTGGGCGTGGGCGCCGGTCCGGAAGTACGACACCGAGGGCGAGCCGCACCCGCAGGACGCGCGGGCGCTGGCCGCGGCCGCGACGACCGAGCTGGCCTCGCACGGTTACCGGGCACGGACGGCGTTCGAGCTCGAATGGGTGATCACCGCGGCCGACGCGCCGGACGACCCGCGCTCGGCCACCGCGGGCCCGGCCTACGGCTACGCGCGGCTGTCCTCGCAGGCGGGCTACCTGCGCGCGCTCGTGTCGGCGTTGTCCGCGCAAGGCGTTGCGGTGGAACAGATCCACCCGGAATACGCGGCGGGGCAGTTCGAGCTGTCGGTGGCGGCGGACGACCCCGTGCGCGCGGCCGACGTCGCGGTGCTGACGCGGGAGACGATCCGGGCGGTCAGCGGGCAGCACGGGCTGCGGGCCTCGTTCACACCGAAGTTCGCACCGGGCGGCGTCGGCAACGGCGGCCACGTCCACCTGAGCGTCTGGGACGGCGACCGCAACCTGTGCTCCGGCGGCGACGGTCCCTTCGGGCTGACGCAGACGGCGGAGGCGTTCGGCGCCGGGATCCTCTCCCGGCTGCCGGCGCTGCTGGCGATCGGCGCGCCCTCGGTGGTGAGCTACCTGAGGCTGGAGCCGCACCACTGGGCGGGTGTGTTCAGCGCGTGGGGCCTGGAGAATCGCGAGGCACCGCTGCGGCTGGTGCAGGGCCCGGCCGGCCAGCGCGAGCGGACGGCGAACTTCGAGGTCAAGTGCTTCGACCTGACGGCGAACCCGTACCTGGTGGTGGCGGCGCTGCTGTTCGCGGGACTGGCGGGCGTTTCGGCGTCGGCGTCACTGCCGGAACCGGTGGACGTCGATCCGGGAACGCTCCCGTCGGCGACGCGCCTGCCGACGTCGCTGGCGGACGCGGTGACGGCGTTCGAAGCGGATTCGGTGCTGACGTCGGCGTTCGGCCCGGAGCTGGCGACGACGCTGATGGACGTCCGCCGCGGCGAAATCGACCGGCTCGGTTCGCTGCCGCCGGAGGAGCTGTGCGCGGTGATGCGGTACCTACATTGAGGCTTTCACCTCGTCCCGCAGCTGCGGCAGCTTGGCGTAGAGGCGGTCGCCGGGGCACTCGGTGTTGTAGAAGTCGCGGTGGCCTTTGATTTCGTCCACGGGGATGCCGTACTGGCGGCAGACGTGGGCGCAGAAGACGACGAGCGCCGCCCACTGCGCTTCGGGTGGCTCGACGCTGGTGTAGGTGCCTTCGTTTTCGATGCCGATGGCGTTGGTGTTCTGCCCGGGGCAGTGCGCGCCCTGGATCATGGTGGTGCGGCCGCGCAGGGCGTCGAGACTGCCGTGCCGCCCTTCGAGCCGGTACCCGCCGCGGCTGACGGTGAAGTGCTGGCCGGTGTCGGACCAGCCGTTGTTGTCCATGTGGTCGTGCTGGTCGTCGCGGGCGACCTGGAAGGCGTGGGCGCGGGAGTAGTCGGTGCTGTTGGCGCTCGCGATGTGGTGGATGAGGATGCGGTTCGCGGGATGGTCGAGCGTGGTGAGGGCATCGGCGGGCGGCCGCGCACCCCACTCGGCACAGCTGTAGACCCGCGGTTCGGTCGCTGCTTCCGCTGCACGGGGTATCGCGAGCCCGGCTGCTCCCGCGGCAGCGACACCCGCGACGCCGCGGAGGAACGTGCGTCGCGGGAGGTGTCCTAAGTCGAAGTCCATGGCGCGGACTCTCCCGCGGCGGCGTACAGCTTTCGTACAAAGCCCGTCAGAGGCGGAGGGTGGCCTCGAAGGGGCGGGTGAGGTGGAGTTCGCCGTTCTCGCTCTTGGCGATGAGCTCGTACTCGCCGCCTTGGAGCTCGAAAAGGGTGGCACCGACCGGTTCTTGCGGCTCGACCAGGAGGTAGAACGGGATCAGCGCCTCGGCGTAGATCGCGCGCTTGAGAATCCGGTCCTGCACCTTGGTCGATGGCGAGACGATTTCCGCTGCCAACAGGACATCACTCGCCGCGTAGGCGACGGTGTCAGCCCCGGGACGGTTGAGGATCACCAGGTCCGGGACCATCAGCCGCTGGCCTTCGAGGCGTACGTTCACGCCCGGCAGCAACTCCGTACCGCCCGGCAGCGCGAGCCCCAAGGCGAATTGGAGTTTCCCGAGAAGCCGTTGGTGTTCCAGCCCCGGCCACGGGCTCACGAGGAGTACCCCGTCAACGAGGTCGGTCCGGTGAAGCAGGGTTTGCTCCTCGGGCAGAGCGAGGACGTCGTCGACTGTCCAACCGTCCGGTCGTGGCGGTGTCAAGAACGCGTTGTGGATCATCACACGAGGAGTATGCGGACCACCACCGACAGTTCTGGAACAGGTGAGGGCGTCACGCCGGTGCGGCAGCCAGCTCCTCCGACCCGCTGTACAGCCGGATCTTGAACCGGATGTGGTCCTGGTGCTCCTGCAACCGCGAGATCTGCGCCGCCACCCGCCGTTCGTGCTCGCGCAGGACCTCCACCCGCTCGTCGCGGGTCGCCTCGCCGGAGCGCAGCAGCTCCACGAACCGGAGCATCTCCGCCACCGGCATGCCCGTGTACCGCAGGCAGCGCAGGAGCTGCAGGAACTCCACATCCTGGTCGGTGAACACGCGCCGCCCGCCTGCCGTGCGGCCGACGTGGTGGAGCAGGCCGATGCGCTCGTAGTACCGCAGGGTGTCGATGGTGAAGCCGGTCTTTTCGGTCACCTGAGCCGGGGTGTAGGACGTCACCGACCCAGCGTGACACCTGGAGCGCACTCCAGGTCAAGCGGTGGCGACCGCCCGGCGCACGCCTTCGGCCAGCTCGGCGGACAGCGCACGCACCCCGGAAGGACCTTCCGCCGCCGCCGTGACCAGGGCCGAGCCCACGATCACCGCGTCCGCGAACGACGCCACCTCGGCCGCCTGGTCGCCCGAACGGACGCCCAGGCCCACGCCGATCGGCAACGACGTGTGGGCCCGCGTGCGGCGGACCAGCTCCTCGGCACCCGCGCCGACCTGGTCGCGCGCGCCGGTCACACCCATCACCGCGGTCGCGTAGATGAAGCCCGACGAGGCCGCCGCCGTGCGGGCGAGGCGCTCCTCCGACGACGAAGGCGCCACCAGGAACGTGCGGTCCAGGCCGTGCTCCTCCGACGCCGTCAGCCACGCCGAGGCTTCGTCCGGGATCAGGTCCGGCGTGATCAGGCCGAGGCCGCCCGCCGCCGCGAGGTCGCGGGCGAAGCGGTCGACGCCGTAGCGGTTGACCGGGTTCCAGTAAGTCATCACGACCGCGCGGCCGCCGCGGGAAGCGATCGACTCGACGACCTCGAAGACGTGCTTGAGGCGGAAGCCGTTGTCCAGCGCCGTCACCGAGGCGGCTTGGATGGTCGGGCCGTCCATCACCGGGTCGGAGTACGGGACGCCGACCTCGATCAGGTCCGCGCCGCCGTCCACGCACGCCGCGATCAGGTCCTTCGACCCGGCCACCGTGGGGAAGCCCGCCGGGAGGTAGCCGACCAGCGCGGCCCGGCCCTCCGCGCGCGTTGTCGCGAAGAGGTCGTCCAGCCCGCTCATCCGTTCACCAGCCCGAACCACTTCGCCGCCGTGTCCATGTCCTTGTCGCCGCGACCGGAGAGGTTCACCACGATCAGCCCGTCCGGCCCCAGCTCGCGGCCGAGCACCAGCGCGCCGGCCAGCGCGTGCGCCGACTCGATCGCCGGGATGATGCCCTCGGTGCGCGAGAGCAGCTTGAACGCGTCCATCGCCTCGGCGTCGGTGACCGGGCGGTACTCCGCGCGGCCGGTGTCCTTCAGCCACGCGTGCTCCGGGCCGACGCCCGGGTAGTCCAGCCCGGCCGAGATCGAGTGCGACTCGACCGTCTGGCCGTCCTCGTCCTGCAGCAGGTACGTCATCGCGCCGTGCAGGTTGCCCGGAGTGCCCTTCGTGAGCGTCGCCCCGTGCCGGTTGCCCTCGATGCCCTCGCCGCCCGGCTCCAGGCCGACCAGCCGCACGGACGGGTCGTCGTAGAAGCCGGAGAAGATGCCGATCGCGTTCGACCCGCCGCCGACGCACGCCGCGACGACGTCGGGCAGGCGGCCGGCCTGCTCGAGGATCTGCTCGCGGGCCTCGGTGCCGATGACGTGGTGGAAGTTGCGCACCATCGTCGGGAACGGCGCCGGCCCGGCGGCCGTGCCGAACAGGTAGTGCGTGGTGTCGGCGTTGGTGACCCAGTCGCGCAGCGCCTCGTTGATCGCGTCCTTCAGCGTCCGCGAACCGGTCTTGACCGGGATCACCTCGGCGCCGAGCAGCCGCATGCGGGCCACGTTCAGCGCCTGGCGCTCGGTGTCGACCTCGCCCATGTAGACGACGCAGTCGAGGTCGAGCAGCGCGCACGCGGTCGCCGTGGCGACGCCGTGCTGACCGGCGCCGGTTTCGGCGATGACGCGCTTCTTGCCCATCCGCTTGGTGAGCAGCGCCTGACCCAGCACGTTGTTGATCTTGTGGGAGCCGGTGTGGTTCAGGTCTTCGCGCTTGAGGAAGACCCGCGCGCCGCCGGCGTGCTCGCCGAAGCGCTTGGCCTCGGTGAGCAGCGACGGTCGGCCCGCGTAGTCCTTCAGCAGGCGGTTGAACTCGTTCAGGAACTCCGGGTCGTGCCGGGCCTTCTCGTACTCCGTGGCGACCTCGTCGACGACGCCGATCAGCGCCTCCGGCATGAACCGCCCGCCGTACGGGCCGTAGTAGCCCCGCTCGTCCGGGTCGTGCTTGTCGTGCTGCTCCGTCACCGCGACGGCCTCGGGCAGGCGGGGTGCGATCCGGCGGTGACCAGCTTGACCAGGGAACCCTTCGGGTCACCGGACGCGACGAGACCCTCGCCGACCAGCACCGCGTCGGCGCCGTGACCGGCGTAGGACATCAGGTCGCCCGGACCGCGGACACCCGACTCGGCGACCTTGTAGACGTCCATCGGCAGGCCGGGGGCCAGCCGCGAGAAGACGTCCCGGTCCACCTCGAGGGTGTGCAGGTTGCGCGCGTTGACGCCGATGACCTTGGCGCCCGCTTCGAGGGCCTTGTCGGCCTCCTCGGCGTTGTGGATCTCCACCAGCGCGGTCATGCCGAGCGACTCGACGCGGTCGAGCAGCGCGACGAGCGCGTTCTGCTCCAGCGCGGCGACGATCAGCAGCACCATGTCGGCGCCGTGCAGCCGGGCCTCGTGCACCTGGTACGGGCTGACGATGAAGTCCTTGCGCAGGATGGGGATGTCCACCGCGGCGCGGACCGCGTCGAGGTCGGCCAGCGACCCGCCGAAGCGGCGCTGCTCGGTCAGCACGCTGATCACCCGCGCGCCGCCGTCTTCGTAGTCCTTCGCCAGCGCGGCCGGGTCGGGGATGTCGGCCAGGTCGCCCTTGGAGGGGCTGCGCCGCTTCACCTCGGCGATCACGCCGATGCCGGATTCACGCAGCGCGGACATCACGTCGCGGGGCGCCGGGGCGGCGGCCGCGCGGATCTTCAGTTCGTCGAACGGCAGCGCGGATTCCCGCACGGCGAGGTCTTCCCGCACGCCGGCGACGATGTCTTCGAGCACGCTCACCGGGCGCCCCCGCCCGGGCACGTGCTCACGGATTCACTCGCAAGGTCGCTCACAAAAACCTTCCCCTTCCCGCCGAAACGATGCTAACCCCCGCATCTGGAGCGCTCGGTTCCGGGTGCGTGCGTTACTCCGAATGCCTGCCGCGGACGTCCGTCGGGTCCTCCCCTTCCGACAGCGCTTCCCACAGCTCGGCGTCCGGATCGCGGGTCTTCTTCCGCGTCGCCGGAGCCGCGTACTTGGTACCCAGCCGCGCCGCCTTGCCCGCGCCCTTGACGGCTGCCAACCCGCCGGCGGCGACGAGAATTCCCCCCAGCACGGCCAGCCCGCGCCCGATCAGCATCTGGGACACCGGCAGGCCGTCGGCGTAGCCGCCGAAGCGGACGCCGTCGATCCCGGTCCAGACCGCCGCCAGGCCGGCCAGCGCGAGCACGACGCCGAGCACGCGCCGCGCCCAGCCGCCGGTCGCGATGACCCCGGCCACCCCGGCCAGCGCGAGCAGGGCCAGCGGCACCAGGGCCGTCGCCTGCTGCTCGCCGGTCTCGCGGTACAGCACCGTGCCGCGCACGCCGCCGTCGCGGAATTCGGCGAACCAGGTCAGCCGTGACGCGCCCCACAGCGCGAGCGCGCCGAGCAGCAGCCCGGTCACGATCATCCACAGTGGACGGCGGGACGGCTTGGCCGCGGCGGGCTCAGACACGGGCGGAGTCCGCGGCCGGGTCGAGGGTGCCCGCGGCCACCATCGTCTGCGCGGCGGCCACCGCCGAGAGCACGGTCCTGGCCTTGTTCAGCGATTCGGTGTCCTCGTAGTCCGCCACCGAGTCGGCGACCACCCCGCCGCCGGCCTGCACGTGCGCGATGCCGTCCTTGACCAGCGCGGTGCGGATCGCGATCGCCGTGTCGGCGTCGCCGGCGAAGTCGAGGTAGCCCACGACCCCGCCGTACAGCGCGCGGCGGACCGGCTCCAGCTCCTCGATCAGCTGCATGGCGCGCACCTTGGGGGCACCCGAGAGCGTCCCGGCCGGGAAGCACGCGGTGACGGCGTCGAAGGCCGTCTTGCCCTCGGCCAGCTCGCCGGTGACGGTCGAGACGATGTGCATGACGTGGCTGTAGCGCTCGATCTGGAAGAAGTCGACGACGCGGACGGTGCCCGGCTTGCAGACCTTGCCGAGGTCGTTGCGGCCGAGGTCGACGAGCATCAGGTGCTCGGCGCGCTCCTTCTCGTCGGCCAGCAGGTCCTTGGCCAGCTGCGCGTCCTCTTCCGGATCGGCGCCGCGCCAGCGCGTGCCCGCGATGGGGTGCGTGGTCGCGCGGCCATCCCGCACGGTGACCAGGGATTCGGGGCTGGAGCCGACGATGTCGAAGCCCTCCAGCCGCAGCAGGTACATGTACGGGCTCGGGTTGGACGTCCGCAGCACGCGGTAGATGTCGAGCGCGTCGGCGGCGGTCGGGATCTCGAACCGTTGCGAGGGCACGATCTGGAACGCTTCGCCGGCCTTGATCGCTTCGACGGCCTTCTCGACCGCGGCGTGGAAGTCCGCCTTGGAGCGCTTCCGGGTGAACTCCGGCGCGGGCCGGTCGAACGCGGCGACGGTCGCGGGCGCGGGCACCTGCAGCTGCTCGGTCATCGCGCTCAGCCGGGCGACGGCGTCGTCGTAGGCCGCGTCCACGCGCTCGGGCGAGTCGTCCCAGTTGACGGCGTTCGCGATGAGCGTGACCGTGCCCTCGTGGTGGTCGAACGCCGCGAGGTCGGTGGCCAGGAGCATGGTCAGCTCGGGGATGTCGAGGTCGCGCTCGGCCAGCTCGGGCAGCCGTTCCAGCCAGCGCACGGCGTCGTAGCCGATGTAGCCGACCATGCCGCCGGTCAGCGGCGGCAATCCGGGCAGGGGTTCGGTGTGCAACGCTTCG encodes the following:
- a CDS encoding glutamine synthetase family protein, which codes for MSQLDRAELAQQGAIRADGLRAAGVELVALTFVDNSGIARVKAVPVDRLWSAAAWGVGASNSFDFFLATDDIVGGTYSRGPVGDLRLHPDLDALVPLAAQPGWAWAPVRKYDTEGEPHPQDARALAAAATTELASHGYRARTAFELEWVITAADAPDDPRSATAGPAYGYARLSSQAGYLRALVSALSAQGVAVEQIHPEYAAGQFELSVAADDPVRAADVAVLTRETIRAVSGQHGLRASFTPKFAPGGVGNGGHVHLSVWDGDRNLCSGGDGPFGLTQTAEAFGAGILSRLPALLAIGAPSVVSYLRLEPHHWAGVFSAWGLENREAPLRLVQGPAGQRERTANFEVKCFDLTANPYLVVAALLFAGLAGVSASASLPEPVDVDPGTLPSATRLPTSLADAVTAFEADSVLTSAFGPELATTLMDVRRGEIDRLGSLPPEELCAVMRYLH
- a CDS encoding peptidoglycan recognition family protein; translated protein: MDFDLGHLPRRTFLRGVAGVAAAGAAGLAIPRAAEAATEPRVYSCAEWGARPPADALTTLDHPANRILIHHIASANSTDYSRAHAFQVARDDQHDHMDNNGWSDTGQHFTVSRGGYRLEGRHGSLDALRGRTTMIQGAHCPGQNTNAIGIENEGTYTSVEPPEAQWAALVVFCAHVCRQYGIPVDEIKGHRDFYNTECPGDRLYAKLPQLRDEVKASM
- a CDS encoding Uma2 family endonuclease, translated to MIHNAFLTPPRPDGWTVDDVLALPEEQTLLHRTDLVDGVLLVSPWPGLEHQRLLGKLQFALGLALPGGTELLPGVNVRLEGQRLMVPDLVILNRPGADTVAYAASDVLLAAEIVSPSTKVQDRILKRAIYAEALIPFYLLVEPQEPVGATLFELQGGEYELIAKSENGELHLTRPFEATLRL
- a CDS encoding MerR family transcriptional regulator produces the protein MTSYTPAQVTEKTGFTIDTLRYYERIGLLHHVGRTAGGRRVFTDQDVEFLQLLRCLRYTGMPVAEMLRFVELLRSGEATRDERVEVLREHERRVAAQISRLQEHQDHIRFKIRLYSGSEELAAAPA
- the trpA gene encoding tryptophan synthase subunit alpha, which translates into the protein MSGLDDLFATTRAEGRAALVGYLPAGFPTVAGSKDLIAACVDGGADLIEVGVPYSDPVMDGPTIQAASVTALDNGFRLKHVFEVVESIASRGGRAVVMTYWNPVNRYGVDRFARDLAAAGGLGLITPDLIPDEASAWLTASEEHGLDRTFLVAPSSSEERLARTAAASSGFIYATAVMGVTGARDQVGAGAEELVRRTRAHTSLPIGVGLGVRSGDQAAEVASFADAVIVGSALVTAAAEGPSGVRALSAELAEGVRRAVATA
- the trpB gene encoding tryptophan synthase subunit beta; amino-acid sequence: MTEQHDKHDPDERGYYGPYGGRFMPEALIGVVDEVATEYEKARHDPEFLNEFNRLLKDYAGRPSLLTEAKRFGEHAGGARVFLKREDLNHTGSHKINNVLGQALLTKRMGKKRVIAETGAGQHGVATATACALLDLDCVVYMGEVDTERQALNVARMRLLGAEVIPVKTGSRTLKDAINEALRDWVTNADTTHYLFGTAAGPAPFPTMVRNFHHVIGTEAREQILEQAGRLPDVVAACVGGGSNAIGIFSGFYDDPSVRLVGLEPGGEGIEGNRHGATLTKGTPGNLHGAMTYLLQDEDGQTVESHSISAGLDYPGVGPEHAWLKDTGRAEYRPVTDAEAMDAFKLLSRTEGIIPAIESAHALAGALVLGRELGPDGLIVVNLSGRGDKDMDTAAKWFGLVNG
- the trpC gene encoding indole-3-glycerol phosphate synthase TrpC; translation: MSVLEDIVAGVREDLAVRESALPFDELKIRAAAAPAPRDVMSALRESGIGVIAEVKRRSPSKGDLADIPDPAALAKDYEDGGARVISVLTEQRRFGGSLADLDAVRAAVDIPILRKDFIVSPYQVHEARLHGADMVLLIVAALEQNALVALLDRVESLGMTALVEIHNAEEADKALEAGAKVIGVNARNLHTLEVDRDVFSRLAPGLPMDVYKVAESGVRGPGDLMSYAGHGADAVLVGEGLVASGDPKGSLVKLVTAGSHPACPRPSR
- a CDS encoding Trp biosynthesis-associated membrane protein; amino-acid sequence: MIVTGLLLGALALWGASRLTWFAEFRDGGVRGTVLYRETGEQQATALVPLALLALAGVAGVIATGGWARRVLGVVLALAGLAAVWTGIDGVRFGGYADGLPVSQMLIGRGLAVLGGILVAAGGLAAVKGAGKAARLGTKYAAPATRKKTRDPDAELWEALSEGEDPTDVRGRHSE
- a CDS encoding anthranilate synthase component I, with translation MVSASAGSTGPGSVSPSREDFRALAESRRVIPVVRRVLADGETPIGVYRKLAADRPGTFLFESAENGASWTRWSFIGVRSPAALTVRAGKAVWTGTPPVGLPCEGNPLTVLRETIEALHTEPLPGLPPLTGGMVGYIGYDAVRWLERLPELAERDLDIPELTMLLATDLAAFDHHEGTVTLIANAVNWDDSPERVDAAYDDAVARLSAMTEQLQVPAPATVAAFDRPAPEFTRKRSKADFHAAVEKAVEAIKAGEAFQIVPSQRFEIPTAADALDIYRVLRTSNPSPYMYLLRLEGFDIVGSSPESLVTVRDGRATTHPIAGTRWRGADPEEDAQLAKDLLADEKERAEHLMLVDLGRNDLGKVCKPGTVRVVDFFQIERYSHVMHIVSTVTGELAEGKTAFDAVTACFPAGTLSGAPKVRAMQLIEELEPVRRALYGGVVGYLDFAGDADTAIAIRTALVKDGIAHVQAGGGVVADSVADYEDTESLNKARTVLSAVAAAQTMVAAGTLDPAADSARV